From a region of the Streptacidiphilus albus JL83 genome:
- a CDS encoding MATE family efflux transporter, with amino-acid sequence MRSPTDPTARSGHDREILALAIPAFGALIAEPLFLMADSAIIGHLGTPQLAGLGIAAAMLTTLVNVFIFLAYATTAAVARRVGSGDQRAAIQQGVDGIWLALILSVPVVGLALPLAPALVHLFGASATAAPYAITYLRISALGIPAMLAVMAATGVLRGLQDTRTPLLVAITGFSANLVLNLLLVFGAGLGIAGSALGTVLAQWGMAAAYLVVVVRGARRTGAGLRPDLAGIRACATAGAPLLVRALSLRAILLIATAVAARLGNTSMAAHQIAMSLWGFLAFALDAIAIAGQAIIGRYLGAGNATGARMATRRMVEWGVGAGFVLGVLLLLTRPLYLPLFTEDPSVRHQLDAALLVAALGQPVCGAVFVLDGVLMGAGDGPYLAWAMLGTLAVYTSVVVTVASGSLVALWIAIDLCMAVRLLSLGARARTGAWLVTGAVRG; translated from the coding sequence ATGAGATCTCCCACGGACCCCACCGCGCGCAGCGGCCACGATCGGGAGATCCTAGCCCTCGCGATCCCCGCGTTCGGCGCCCTGATCGCCGAACCGCTCTTCCTGATGGCCGACTCCGCGATCATCGGACACCTGGGCACACCGCAGCTCGCGGGGCTCGGCATCGCCGCCGCGATGCTCACCACCCTGGTCAACGTCTTCATCTTCCTCGCCTACGCGACCACCGCCGCCGTCGCCCGCCGGGTCGGCTCCGGTGACCAGCGGGCCGCGATCCAGCAGGGCGTCGACGGCATCTGGCTGGCGCTGATCCTCTCCGTCCCGGTGGTCGGCCTGGCGCTCCCGCTCGCGCCCGCGCTGGTCCACCTGTTCGGGGCCTCCGCCACCGCCGCCCCCTACGCGATCACCTACCTGCGGATCAGCGCCCTCGGCATACCCGCGATGCTGGCGGTGATGGCCGCCACCGGCGTGCTGCGGGGGCTCCAGGACACGCGCACCCCGCTGCTGGTCGCGATCACCGGCTTCTCCGCCAACCTGGTGCTCAACCTGCTGCTGGTGTTCGGCGCCGGGCTCGGCATCGCCGGCTCGGCCCTGGGCACCGTCCTCGCCCAGTGGGGCATGGCCGCGGCCTACCTGGTCGTGGTGGTCCGCGGCGCCCGGAGGACCGGGGCGGGGCTGCGGCCCGACCTGGCCGGCATCCGGGCCTGCGCCACCGCCGGCGCCCCGCTGCTGGTCCGCGCCCTCAGCCTGCGCGCCATCCTGCTGATCGCCACCGCCGTCGCCGCCCGGCTCGGCAACACCTCCATGGCCGCCCACCAGATCGCCATGTCGCTCTGGGGCTTCCTGGCCTTCGCCCTGGACGCCATCGCCATCGCCGGCCAGGCGATCATCGGCCGCTACCTCGGCGCCGGGAACGCGACCGGCGCCCGGATGGCGACCCGGCGGATGGTCGAGTGGGGCGTGGGCGCGGGATTCGTCCTGGGCGTCCTGCTGCTGCTCACCCGCCCCCTGTACCTGCCGCTCTTCACCGAGGACCCGTCGGTCCGGCACCAGCTCGACGCCGCACTGCTGGTCGCCGCCCTCGGCCAACCCGTCTGCGGCGCGGTCTTCGTGCTGGACGGTGTGCTGATGGGGGCCGGCGACGGCCCCTACCTCGCCTGGGCGATGCTGGGGACCCTCGCCGTCTACACCTCGGTGGTGGTGACCGTCGCCAGCGGGAGCCTGGTCGCGCTGTGGATCGCCATCGACCTGTGCATGGCGGTCCGGCTGCTCTCCCTCGGCGCGCGGGCCCGCACCGGGGCCTGGCTGGTCACCGGAGCGGTCCGCGGCTGA
- a CDS encoding GNAT family N-acetyltransferase, giving the protein MTIRVTKVTDPSDLREFCELPLRLHPPGLYVPVPERRIRSWYAGSGPHRRYGPVDLYLARDEHGRTVGRTCLHRNSALEARVGRSVQLFGLTEFADRRTDRQGALDEPGKELLDLAEQAGAVSGCDLVLGPVELLPDQSPGVLTSGFDRRGFSGGGWSPAHYRAAYERHGFTRRWPGRTWICEGLTELGRLTPEKSFPFDERRLLRERLTVHCGRGRSVRRLLPTLHGILNASAERQEQRTEISAEDFAERARELRQVLDDRLLLWLERSGVPVAFVLAVPDASPYLVEHGGRIGPAGALRLRAGRARRRREAVLVAMGTLPEWQGRGYQTLLSRELYRNLVAAGYGVLRGSRVPLGDAAAESAYRGMGGRPLHGTAFYQRRLRV; this is encoded by the coding sequence ATGACCATCCGGGTCACCAAGGTGACCGATCCCTCCGACCTGCGGGAGTTCTGTGAGCTCCCGCTCCGGCTGCACCCGCCCGGGCTCTACGTCCCGGTACCCGAGCGGCGGATCCGGTCCTGGTACGCCGGGAGCGGGCCGCACCGGCGCTACGGGCCGGTGGACCTCTACCTCGCCCGCGACGAGCACGGCCGGACCGTCGGCCGGACCTGCCTGCACCGCAACAGCGCGCTGGAGGCCAGGGTCGGCCGCAGCGTCCAACTGTTCGGCCTCACCGAGTTCGCGGACCGCCGGACCGACCGGCAGGGTGCGCTGGACGAGCCGGGCAAGGAACTGCTCGACCTCGCCGAGCAGGCCGGTGCGGTCAGCGGCTGCGACCTGGTGCTCGGCCCGGTCGAACTGCTGCCGGACCAGTCCCCCGGGGTGCTCACCTCGGGCTTCGACCGGCGCGGCTTCAGCGGCGGCGGCTGGAGCCCGGCGCACTACCGCGCCGCCTACGAACGCCACGGCTTCACCCGGCGCTGGCCCGGACGGACCTGGATCTGCGAGGGGCTGACCGAGCTCGGCCGGCTCACCCCGGAGAAGTCCTTCCCCTTCGACGAGCGGCGGCTGCTGCGGGAGCGGCTCACCGTCCACTGCGGCCGGGGCCGGTCCGTGCGCCGACTGCTGCCGACCCTGCACGGCATCCTCAACGCCTCCGCCGAGCGGCAGGAGCAGCGCACCGAGATCTCGGCCGAGGACTTCGCGGAGCGGGCGCGGGAGCTGCGCCAGGTCCTGGACGACCGGCTGCTGCTGTGGCTGGAGCGGTCGGGTGTCCCGGTCGCCTTCGTGCTGGCGGTGCCGGACGCCTCGCCGTACCTGGTCGAGCACGGGGGCCGGATCGGCCCGGCCGGAGCCCTGCGGCTGCGGGCCGGCCGGGCCCGCCGCCGGCGCGAGGCGGTGCTGGTGGCGATGGGGACGCTGCCGGAGTGGCAGGGCCGGGGCTATCAGACGCTGCTCTCCCGGGAGCTGTACCGGAACCTGGTCGCGGCCGGGTACGGGGTGCTGCGCGGATCCCGGGTGCCGCTCGGTGACGCGGCGGCGGAGTCCGCCTACCGGGGGATGGGCGGCCGTCCGCTCCACGGGACGGCCTTCTACCAGCGCCGGCTGCGGGTCTGA
- the rplI gene encoding 50S ribosomal protein L9 gives MKIILTNEVSGLGTAGDIVEVKDGYARNYLVPRGFAIRWTKGGQKDVDAIRRARKIHEIQTLEQANEVKGKLEGLAVKLAVRAGEAGRLFGSVTPSDVVDAIKAVDGPLVDKRRVEIGSPIKTTGAHTVTVKLHSDVVAKINVNVVAA, from the coding sequence ATGAAGATCATCCTCACGAACGAGGTCTCCGGCCTCGGCACCGCCGGCGACATCGTCGAGGTCAAGGACGGTTACGCCCGCAACTACCTGGTCCCGCGTGGCTTCGCCATCCGCTGGACCAAGGGCGGGCAGAAGGATGTGGACGCGATCCGTCGCGCCCGCAAGATCCACGAGATCCAGACCCTGGAGCAGGCCAACGAGGTCAAGGGCAAGCTCGAAGGCCTGGCCGTCAAGCTCGCCGTGCGCGCGGGCGAGGCGGGCCGGCTCTTCGGCTCCGTGACCCCGAGCGACGTCGTCGACGCCATCAAGGCCGTCGACGGGCCGCTGGTCGACAAGCGCCGGGTCGAGATCGGTTCGCCGATCAAGACCACGGGTGCCCACACGGTCACCGTCAAGCTGCACTCCGACGTGGTCGCCAAGATCAACGTCAACGTTGTCGCTGCCTGA
- the rpsR gene encoding 30S ribosomal protein S18, translating into MAKPPVRKPKKKVCVFCKDKISYVDYKDTNLLRKFISDRGKIRARRVTGNCTQHQRDVATAVKNSREVALLPYTSTAR; encoded by the coding sequence ATGGCGAAGCCGCCTGTACGCAAGCCTAAGAAGAAGGTTTGCGTCTTCTGCAAGGACAAGATCTCCTACGTCGACTACAAGGACACGAACTTGCTCCGCAAGTTCATCTCCGACCGTGGGAAGATCCGCGCCCGCCGGGTCACCGGCAACTGCACCCAGCACCAGCGCGACGTGGCCACGGCTGTGAAGAACAGCCGCGAGGTCGCTCTGCTGCCCTACACCTCGACCGCTCGCTGA
- a CDS encoding single-stranded DNA-binding protein yields the protein MAGETVITLVGNLVDDPELRFTPSGAAVAKFRIASTPRTFDRQTNEWKDGESLFLTCNVWRQPAENCAETLQRGMRVIVQGRLRQRTYETKEGEKRTVFEVEVDEVGPSLRSATAKVTKAQRSGGQGGPGGGFGGNGGGGFGGGGQQGGGGGGWGGNSGGGQSGPSDDPWASSAPAPGGQQGGGGGGWGAPAGGGFSDEPPF from the coding sequence ATGGCAGGCGAGACCGTCATCACTCTTGTCGGCAACCTCGTCGACGACCCCGAGCTGCGTTTCACGCCGTCGGGTGCGGCCGTCGCGAAGTTCCGCATCGCGTCAACTCCTCGTACGTTCGACCGTCAGACGAACGAGTGGAAGGACGGCGAGAGCCTCTTCCTCACGTGCAACGTCTGGCGTCAGCCGGCGGAGAACTGCGCTGAGACGCTGCAGCGCGGTATGCGCGTCATCGTCCAGGGCCGTCTGCGTCAGCGCACGTACGAGACCAAAGAGGGCGAGAAGCGGACTGTCTTCGAGGTCGAGGTCGACGAGGTCGGCCCGTCGCTGCGCTCCGCCACCGCGAAGGTCACCAAGGCCCAGCGGTCCGGCGGTCAGGGCGGCCCGGGCGGTGGCTTCGGCGGCAACGGCGGCGGTGGCTTCGGCGGCGGTGGCCAGCAGGGCGGGGGCGGCGGTGGCTGGGGTGGAAACTCCGGCGGCGGCCAGTCCGGCCCGTCCGACGACCCCTGGGCGTCCAGCGCCCCGGCGCCCGGCGGACAGCAGGGCGGCGGCGGTGGCGGCTGGGGTGCCCCGGCCGGCGGCGGATTCTCCGACGAGCCTCCGTTCTAA
- the rpsF gene encoding 30S ribosomal protein S6 gives MRHYEVMVILDPEVEERAVSPLIENFLNVVRTGGGSVEKVDTWGRRRLSYEINKKSEGIYSVIDLKAEPAVVKELDRQLNLSEQVLRTKVLRPDTH, from the coding sequence ATGCGTCATTACGAGGTCATGGTGATCCTCGACCCTGAGGTCGAGGAGCGCGCTGTCTCCCCCCTGATCGAGAACTTCCTCAATGTCGTCCGCACCGGCGGCGGCAGCGTGGAGAAGGTCGACACCTGGGGTCGTCGTCGCCTGTCGTACGAGATCAACAAGAAGTCCGAGGGCATCTACTCGGTGATCGACCTCAAGGCTGAGCCTGCGGTCGTCAAGGAGCTCGACCGGCAGCTCAACCTGAGCGAGCAGGTCCTCCGCACCAAGGTGCTCCGCCCGGACACCCACTGA